The Panicum hallii strain FIL2 chromosome 9, PHallii_v3.1, whole genome shotgun sequence genome has a window encoding:
- the LOC112875652 gene encoding putative G-type lectin S-receptor-like serine/threonine-protein kinase At1g61610: MDCSAIACAAALLLLLLLLRPCESDDRIVPGKPLSPGATVVSEDGSFALGFFAPAGSTPAKLYLGIWYNDIPELTVVWVANRDAPVTNTTSPAPTLSLAAAGTSDLVLSDADGRAVWTTNVAGATGTPAAPATGVAAVLLNNGDLVIRSPNGTTLWQSFEHPADTLLPGMKIRVRYRTRAGERLVSWKGPGDPSPGSFSFGADPDRVIQLFLWNWTRPVMRSAPWTGYMVAGQYQANTSLVYVVFVSTEEEMYLTYSLSDGAPHTRYVLTYSGEYQLQSWNGSEAAWSVLGEWPAGSCSRYGHCGANGYCDGTGGAVPVCKCLDGFEPASAEEWSGGSFSRGCRRKEAPRCGDGFLALPGMKSPDGFRRVWNRTLEECAAECRRNCSCVAYAYADLRLSSSASTGDATRCLVWAGELIDTVKMGDVTGSDTLYLRIAGLRAGERAKTNVLKIALPAVLTCSLLLLAGISLARFKFKGKIGNGKRRKKLIWGVMGSELGETNPGQEFVLFRFDDVVAATCNFSEAYKIGQGGFGKVYMGMLGGQEVAIKRLSKNSEQGNEEFRNEVILIAKLQHRNLVRLLGCSVEGDEKILIYEYLPNKSLDAILFDNSRKMMLDWPTRFNIIKGVARGLLYLHHDSRLTIIHRDLKAANVLLDAEMRPKIADFGMARIFSDCQIKANTQRVVGTYGYMAPEYAMEGVFSIKSDVYSFGVLLLEIIIGTRRSSMDGIIGFPNLIAYVWSMWMEGNTKDLVDSSIMDSCLLDEVLLCSHIALLCVQEYPENRPVMSYIVNALDNGSTTLPSPNRPAYFAQRSNEIEQVRNDIQNSVGTFTLTNIEGR; encoded by the exons ATGGATTGTTCAGCGATCGCCTGCGCTGCcgcccttctcctcctcctcctcctgctgcggCCATGTGAATCCGACGACAGGATCGTCCCTGGCAAGCCGCTCTCCCCTGGTGCCACCGTCGTGTCGGAGGACGGCAGCTTCGCCTTGGGCTTCTTCGCCCCTGCCGGCTCAACTCCGGCCAAACTGTACCTCGGCATATGGTACAACGACATCCCCGAGCTCACCGTGGTGTGGGTCGCCAACCGAGACGCCCCCGTCACGAACACCACGTCCCCTGCGCCAACGCTCTCCCTGGCGGCCGCAGGCACCTCGGATCTCGTCCTGTCCGACGCCGACGGCCGAGCTGTTTGGACGACGAACGTCGCCGGCGCCACAGGTACCCCTGCAGCACCGGCCACTGGCGTCGCCGCGGTGCTCCTCAACAACGGCGACCTCGTCATCAGGTCGCCCAACGGCACCACCCTGTGGCAGAGCTTCGAGCACCCGGCCGACACGCTCCTCCCGGGCATGAAGATCCGGGTCAGGTACAGGACGCGGGCTGGCGAGCGCCTGGTGTCGTGGAAGGGGCCCGGCGACCCCTCGCCGGGGAGTTTCAGCTTCGGCGCGGACCCGGATAGGGTCATCCAGCTCTTCCTCTGGAACTGGACGCGCCCCGTGATGCGGAGCGCGCCGTGGACGGGGTACATGGTCGCCGGCCAGTACCAGGCCAACACCAGCCTCGTCTACGTCGTGTTCGTCAGCACCGAGGAGGAGATGTACCTGACCTACAGCCTCTCCGACGGCGCGCCGCACACCAGGTACGTGCTCACCTACTCCGGCGAGTACCAGCTCCAGAGCTGGAACGGGAGCGAGGCGGCGTGGTCCGTCCTCGGGGAGTGGCCGGCCGGCTCGTGCAGCCGCTACGGCCACTGCGGCGCCAACGGCTACTGCGATGGCACCGGCGGCGCCGTCCCAGTGTGCAAGTGCCTCGACGGCTTCGAGCCGGCGAGCGCGGAGGAGTGGAGCGGCGGCAGCTTCTCGCGGGGCTGCCGGCGGAAGGAGGCGCCACGGTGCGGCGACGGCTTCCTGGCCCTGCCGGGGATGAAGTCGCCCGACGGGTTCCGGCGCGTCTGGAACAGGACCCTGGAGGAGTGCGCCGCGGAGTGCCGCCGGAACTGCTCTTGCGTGGCGTACGCTTACGCCGACCTGCGGCTGAGCAGCAGCGCGTCGACGGGGGACGCGACGAGGTGCCTGGTGTGGGCCGGGGAACTGATCGACACGGTGAAGATGGGCGACGTGACCGGCAGCGACACCCTCTACCTCCGGATTGCAGGCTTGCGTGCTG GTGAGAGGGCAAAGACCAACGTTCTGAAGATTGCACTGCCTGCAGTTTTGACGTGCAGTCTTTTGCTGCTCGCGGGCATTTCACTCGCACGGTTCAAGTTCAAAG GTAAAATAGGAAATGGGAAAAGACGCAAGAAGCTAATTTGGGGTGTTATGGGTAGTGAACTTGGAGAAACAAACCCTGGTCAAGAGTTTGTGTTATTCAGATTCGATGATGTAGTGGCAGCAACATGCAATTTCTCCGAAGCCTATAAGATTGGGCAGGGAGGTTTCGGCAAAGTTTATATG GGAATGCTAGGTGGTCAGGAAGTTGCTATCAAAAGGTTAAGTAAGAACTCTGAGCAAGGAAACGAGGAATTTAGGAATGAAGTTATTCTAATAGCCAAATTGCAGCACAGGAATCTAGTTCGGCTTTTGGGATGCAGTGTTGAGGGTGATGAAAAGATCCTGATTTATGAGTATTTGCCCAACAAAAGCTTAGATGCTATCCTTTTTG ATAATTCAAGAAAAATGATGCTAGATTGGCCAACACGATTTAATATAATCAAAGGAGTTGCAAGAGGACTTCTTTACCTCCATCATGATTCAAGATTGACCATAATTCATAGAGATCTCAAAGCTGCCAATGTTTTACTAGATGCCGAGATGAGACCCAAGATAGCAGACTTTGGTATGGCAAGGATCTTTAGTGATTGCCAAATAAAAGCAAATACCCAACGTGTTGTTGGAACATA TGGTTACATGGCTCCCGAGTATGCAATGGAAGGTGTCTTCTCTATCAAGTCTGATGTCTACAGCTTTGGTGTGCTACTCTTGGAGATTATTATTGGTACAAGGAGAAGCTCCATGGATGGCATTATAGGTTTTCCAAACCTTATAGCATAT GTGTGGAGCATGTGGATGGAGGGGAACACAAAAGATTTGGTAGATTCATCTATTATGGATTCTTGTTTGCTAGATGAAGTTTTGCTTTGTAGTCATATAGCACTCTTGTGTGTTCAAGAATACCCAGAAAATAGACCAGTTATGTCATATATTGTCAATGCTCTAGACAATGGAAGCACTACCCTCCCATCCCCCAATCGTCCTGCATACTTTGCACAAAGGAGCAATGAAATAGAGCAAGTAAGGAATGATATTCAGAACTCAGTTGGCACTTTTACTCTTACAAACATAGAAGGGAGGTAA